In one Gossypium hirsutum isolate 1008001.06 chromosome D09, Gossypium_hirsutum_v2.1, whole genome shotgun sequence genomic region, the following are encoded:
- the LOC107926541 gene encoding AP-5 complex subunit mu — MPGDCSIRALWILNNLDAVVFSRRFPVVEKRWRAACQSENESSDDDPVKYTVFSSIPSDSELAAAFSERKTREGSVRGFGIRVSQSREGSDSWVDDPITRHIVGVYINKEEEGENNLMWPLALHIKGPYCILILPLVEPRHVKAYARLCKRSDCGNAVTAHENLSSLLLDLPSITGAFMVAHAVGDIVTGDVVEPEVVVNQSPSVGGLLDSLTGSIGISGISSRAKPVAAPVASSTPAGAAAIGALASDVPKSGSRLLDKDALRSFISSAMPFGTPLDLSYSNIFSVRANGFSSLDIPPQDLKQPAWKPYLYKGKQRLLFTIHETLHAAMYDRDEIPDSLSVSGQINCRAELERLPDVSFPLTGLSTSKIEALSFHPCAQVPEQNVDKQALMFSPPLGNFVLMRYQATCRLGPPVKGFYQLSMVSEDEGAFLFKLHLMEGYKSPLTMEFCNVTMPFPRRRILSFDGTPSIGTVSNAEHSVEWKIITSGRGLSGKSIEATFPGTVRFAPWQMQRSTSFRSVFEGITDDDSDNETENTNNMANTEEFLMEKMSKDLLPVDLEEPFSWLAYNYAKVSFKIIGASLSGISIDPKSVSIYPAVKAPVESSSQVTSGDYILWNTLGKCPSAVTAKV; from the exons ATGCCTGGCGATTGCAGCATCAGAGCACTGTGGATCCTCAACAATCTCGACGCCGTCGTTTTCTCCAG GAGGTTTCCGGTGGTGGAGAAGCGGTGGCGGGCTGCTTGCCAAAGTGAAAATGAGAGCTCCGACGACGATCCTGTTAAATACACTGTATTTTCTTCGATTCCTTCTGATTCAGAGTTAGCTGCCGCATTCTCTGAAAGAAAGACAAG GGAGGGCTCTGTTCGTGGATTTGGTATACGTGTATCTCAGTCAAGAGAAGGATCGGATTCATGGGTTGATGATCCAATTACACGTCATATTGTAGGTGTTTACATAAACAAAGAGGAGGAAGGAGAGAATAATCTAATGTGGCCTTTAGCGTTGCACATTAAGGGTCCTTATTGCATTCTTATACTACCCTTAGTTGAGCCCAGACATGTAAAGGCTTATGCAAGGTTGTGTAAGAGGTCTGATTGCGGAAATGCTGTCACAGCACATGAAAATTTGTCTTCTTTGCTTCTTGACCTTCCATCAATCACAGG AGCATTCATGGTGGCTCATGCCGTTGGTGACATAGTTACTGGGGATGTAGTGGAGCCTGAGGTGGTTGTAAATCAATCTCCTTCAGTGGGTGGGTTGTTAGACTCACTTACTGGAAGTATTGGGATATCGGGAATCTCATCAAGGGCAAAACCAGTAGCCGCACCTGTTGCATCTTCTACACCAGCTGGTGCTGCTGCAATAGGAGCTCTTGCATCTGATGTTCCAAAAAGCGGTTCAAGGCTGCTGGATAAAGATGCGCTTAGAAGTTTCATAAGCAGTGCAATGCCTTTTG GAACGCCCTTGGATCTCAGCTATTCTAACATATTCTCGGTCAGGGCTAATGGCTTTTCTTCATTGGATATCCCTCCACAAGACCTCAAGCAACCAGCATGGAAGCCCTATCTGTACAAAGGAAAGCAGAGACTGCTATTCACCATTCATGAAACTCTTCATGCTGCCATGTACGATCGAGATGAGATTCCTGATAGTTTATCAGTCTCCGGGCAAATAAACTGTCGAGCAGAATTGGAAAGATTGCCTGATGTATCATTTCCTTTGACAGGGCTGAGCACATCTAAGATTGAGGCTTTATCATTCCATCCTTGTGCTCAGGTTCCAGAACAAAATGTGGATAAGCAGGCTCTAATGTTCTCACCACCATTGGGCAATTTTGTTTTGATGCGTTATCAAGCAACATGCCGCCTTGGACCTCCGGTAAAGGGATTCTATCAATTGTCTATGGTATCTGAAGATGAAGGTGCATTTTTGTTCAAATTGCACCTAATGGAAGGTTATAAGTCTCCTTTGACAATGGAGTTCTGTAATGTAACTATGCCTTTTCCGAGAAGAAGGATTTTATCTTTTGATGGGACTCCGTCGATTGGAACAGTTTCAAATGCTGAACATTCTGTTGAATGGAAAATCATCACAAGTGGACGAGGACTTTCTGGGAAAAGTATTGAGGCAACATTCCCTGGAACAGTTAGGTTTGCTCCATGGCAGATGCAAAGGTCGACTTCATTTAGATCAGTTTTTGAAGGCATAACGGATGATGATAGTGATAATGAGACAGAGAATACTAATAATATGGCAAACACAGAGGAGTTCTTAATGGAAAAGATGAGTAAGGATCTTCTTCCAGTTGATCTAGAGGAGCCATTCAGCTGGCTTGCATACAACTATGCTAAA GTATCGTTCAAGATTATTGGAGCATCATTATCCGGAATTTCCATTGATCCCAAATCA GTAAGTATCTATCCTGCTGTAAAAGCACCTGTGGAGTCATCAAGTCAG GTCACTTCTGGTGACTATATCTTGTGGAATACATTAGGAAAGTGCCCATCTGCTGTAACTGCAAAAGTATAA